A region of Halalkaliarchaeum desulfuricum DNA encodes the following proteins:
- a CDS encoding metallophosphoesterase family protein, producing MKLAVLSDLHANHPALEAVFADLPNTIDNEIYLGDFVGLMGFPRETVIAAREHADFAVKGNHDVAVLERKEGHVNSQALSEFECEQTWAALDAEHRDWIAGLQPYAELPDFGLLLAHAKPTPEAAIGISPRNAGVEKGGFTQVAASVDTITFDYVMLGHTHEQAVLDCSRFGNNVTVLNPGSIGQPMGEANYAVVDLCDDSVDLRTVEYDVDPVISRLEDAGVPMTWW from the coding sequence ATGAAACTTGCTGTGCTGTCCGATCTCCACGCGAATCATCCTGCGCTCGAAGCAGTCTTCGCGGATTTACCGAACACTATCGATAATGAAATCTATCTGGGTGATTTCGTCGGCCTGATGGGATTCCCGCGGGAGACAGTTATTGCTGCGAGAGAGCATGCGGATTTCGCAGTGAAGGGCAACCATGACGTTGCCGTCCTCGAGCGAAAAGAAGGTCACGTCAACAGCCAGGCGCTCTCAGAATTTGAATGTGAGCAGACATGGGCGGCACTTGATGCAGAACACCGCGATTGGATCGCTGGACTCCAGCCGTACGCTGAACTGCCTGACTTTGGGCTGTTGCTCGCCCATGCAAAGCCAACACCGGAGGCTGCAATCGGAATCTCTCCCCGCAATGCTGGCGTCGAGAAAGGTGGATTCACTCAGGTTGCGGCGTCTGTTGATACCATTACCTTCGACTACGTCATGTTAGGCCATACTCACGAGCAGGCGGTGCTTGACTGTTCACGGTTCGGAAATAACGTCACGGTCTTGAATCCGGGTAGTATCGGTCAGCCGATGGGGGAAGCCAATTACGCAGTGGTCGACTTGTGTGATGATAGCGTCGACCTCCGAACGGTTGAGTACGATGTCGATCCTGTCATCTCCAGGCTGGAAGACGCTGGTGTACCGATGACCTGGTGGTAA